From Anaerolineae bacterium, the proteins below share one genomic window:
- a CDS encoding ABC transporter permease yields MRSLGRYLLIRTLLTIPMIFVLVTLVFLILRVMPGDPVKAAIRPGAPQEYIDEIRHTLGLDKPLYVQYGEYLWDLLHLDLGTTLSPVRGQSVAQQIWDHFPATLELSLAGMLVTAVVGIGLGAYAAHHRRSPVDYGLRLYAIVVYAIPVFWLGLMMQLIFGVWLRWLPVAGRISNLSMAPEHITGLYVVDSLLTRNWPALKDSLFHLIMPALTLGLYLSGIFVRLTRSNMLQVLKLDFVTAARARGVPERTVVYRHALKNALIPIITMLGLQFALLLAGAVLTESTFSWPGLGRFLVERITYRDFPSIQGTVVIFAVLVASVSLLVDVIYAWIDPRIRY; encoded by the coding sequence ATGCGCTCTCTTGGACGATATCTGCTCATCCGTACCCTGCTGACGATCCCCATGATTTTTGTGTTGGTCACCCTGGTCTTCCTCATTCTGCGGGTGATGCCAGGGGACCCCGTCAAGGCGGCCATTCGACCTGGGGCGCCGCAGGAGTACATCGACGAGATCCGTCACACCCTGGGACTGGACAAGCCCCTCTATGTGCAGTATGGTGAATATCTGTGGGATCTGCTCCATCTGGATTTGGGGACCACGCTGAGCCCCGTGCGTGGGCAGTCGGTTGCCCAGCAAATCTGGGACCATTTCCCGGCCACGCTGGAACTCTCTCTGGCCGGGATGCTGGTCACCGCCGTGGTGGGGATCGGCTTGGGAGCCTATGCCGCGCATCACCGACGCTCGCCGGTCGATTACGGCTTGCGGTTGTACGCCATCGTGGTGTACGCCATCCCGGTCTTTTGGCTGGGGCTGATGATGCAGTTGATCTTCGGCGTTTGGCTGCGCTGGCTGCCGGTGGCTGGCCGCATCAGCAACCTCAGCATGGCCCCCGAGCACATCACCGGGTTGTATGTGGTGGATAGCCTGCTCACACGCAACTGGCCGGCGCTCAAGGATAGCCTGTTTCATCTCATCATGCCTGCGCTGACCCTGGGCCTGTATCTCTCCGGCATCTTTGTGCGCCTGACCCGTTCGAACATGCTTCAGGTGTTGAAACTGGATTTCGTCACAGCGGCGCGGGCGCGGGGCGTCCCGGAGCGCACGGTAGTGTATCGCCATGCCCTGAAGAACGCCCTTATTCCGATTATCACCATGTTGGGCCTGCAGTTCGCCCTTTTGCTGGCCGGGGCCGTGCTCACCGAAAGCACCTTTTCCTGGCCGGGTTTGGGGCGCTTCCTGGTGGAGCGCATCACGTACCGCGACTTCCCTTCCATCCAGGGCACGGTGGTCATTTTCGCCGTGCTGGTCGCCAGCGTGAGCCTGCTGGTGGATGTCATCTACGCCTGGATTGACCCGCGCATTCGTTACTAA
- a CDS encoding ABC transporter ATP-binding protein translates to MEPLLQVEHLTVTYETRLGPVRAVDDVSFTLHRGEVLGLVGESGCGKSTLGMALLRMVRPPGRITGGHILFQGRDLLQLSEEEMRRLRGRHISMVFQDPMTSLNPLQRIGDHIVETIRVHEPQVSKQEAWERAAHLVQRLGISPDRLKDYPHQLSGGMRQRIMIGIGLALNADLIIADEPTTSLDVIVEAQFLDLLRELREEFNLTLILITHNIGIVAELADRVAVMYAGRMAEIGPVHDIFHRTLHPYTQGLLASVPSIRLEDGLELATLSGAPPSLLDPPLGCRFHPRCPQAMPVCAQYVPPWQEVHPGHGTACWLYTEEDA, encoded by the coding sequence ATGGAACCCTTACTGCAAGTCGAACACCTGACCGTGACCTACGAGACCCGCCTGGGGCCAGTGCGGGCCGTGGATGATGTGAGTTTCACCCTCCACCGGGGCGAAGTGCTGGGCCTGGTGGGCGAGAGCGGCTGCGGCAAGTCCACCCTGGGGATGGCCTTGCTGCGCATGGTACGCCCACCGGGGCGCATCACCGGGGGGCACATTCTCTTCCAGGGCCGCGATTTGCTGCAGCTCTCCGAGGAGGAGATGCGCCGCCTGCGTGGCCGGCATATCTCCATGGTCTTCCAGGACCCGATGACCTCTCTCAACCCCCTGCAGCGCATCGGGGACCATATTGTGGAGACCATTCGCGTGCACGAGCCCCAGGTTTCCAAACAGGAGGCCTGGGAGCGGGCCGCGCACCTCGTCCAGCGCCTGGGCATTTCCCCCGACCGGCTCAAGGATTACCCCCACCAACTGTCGGGCGGGATGCGCCAGCGCATCATGATCGGCATTGGTCTGGCGTTGAACGCCGACCTCATCATCGCCGACGAGCCGACCACCAGCCTGGATGTCATCGTGGAGGCCCAATTCCTTGACCTGCTGCGCGAGTTGCGCGAGGAGTTCAACCTCACCCTCATCCTCATCACCCACAACATCGGCATCGTGGCCGAGTTGGCCGACCGGGTGGCGGTGATGTACGCCGGACGGATGGCGGAGATCGGCCCGGTGCACGACATCTTCCACCGCACCCTGCATCCCTACACCCAGGGGTTGCTGGCCTCCGTGCCGAGCATTCGCCTGGAAGACGGTTTGGAACTGGCCACCCTCTCTGGCGCGCCGCCCAGTTTGCTCGACCCGCCGCTGGGGTGTCGTTTCCACCCCCGTTGCCCGCAGGCCATGCCGGTCTGCGCCCAATACGTGCCTCC
- a CDS encoding ABC transporter permease subunit encodes MKTTDAKHPVEPTSLLGRLLHGAYWYGAEWYWTVTGGVLLLLIILITLLAPVLSPFDPTVSAGGPFEPPGGGRVVLLAPQGSGITSLEGITVAAYYNTTAALLAEERGLSLKRFQVDKDLFEQVRAGKAQAVLFSARKAPEALAANPDFVQVGGPFGPRFWLGTDNLGRDILSRLIWGARAVLTVAILSALFSALVGVPLGLLSGFFGGRFDRVLSLIMDSIYSFPGLILAIAVAAVLGTGVINIAIAIAVVYIPTYFRMTRSQVLSIKEELYVEAARALGSRKREILGMYIFPNVVPTLVVVFSLNVADAILTEAGLAFLGLGLQPPTPDWGFDLNKGKAYLPRGYWWPITFPGLMITLVALGFSLLGEGLGELLNPRLTEE; translated from the coding sequence ATGAAGACGACCGACGCAAAGCACCCCGTGGAACCTACCAGCCTCTTGGGCCGTTTGCTCCATGGGGCCTACTGGTACGGCGCCGAATGGTACTGGACGGTTACCGGGGGCGTCTTGCTGCTGCTCATCATCCTGATCACCCTGTTGGCCCCGGTGCTCAGCCCCTTTGACCCCACGGTGAGCGCCGGCGGGCCTTTTGAACCCCCTGGCGGTGGCCGGGTGGTGCTGCTGGCCCCCCAGGGCAGCGGCATCACCTCGCTTGAAGGCATCACCGTGGCCGCCTATTACAACACCACCGCGGCGCTGCTCGCCGAGGAGCGCGGCCTTTCTCTCAAGCGCTTCCAGGTGGACAAGGACCTGTTCGAACAGGTGCGCGCCGGGAAGGCTCAGGCCGTATTGTTTTCGGCGCGGAAGGCCCCAGAAGCCCTGGCGGCCAACCCCGACTTCGTTCAGGTGGGCGGGCCCTTTGGGCCCCGCTTCTGGCTGGGCACCGACAACCTGGGGCGCGACATCCTCAGTCGCCTCATTTGGGGCGCGCGGGCCGTGTTGACCGTGGCCATCCTCTCGGCCCTCTTTTCCGCGCTGGTGGGCGTGCCCCTGGGCCTGCTTTCCGGCTTTTTCGGCGGGCGCTTCGACCGGGTGCTTTCCCTGATCATGGACAGCATCTACTCCTTCCCCGGCCTGATCCTGGCCATCGCCGTGGCCGCTGTGCTGGGGACCGGGGTGATCAACATCGCTATCGCCATCGCGGTTGTATACATCCCCACCTATTTCCGCATGACTCGCTCCCAGGTGCTCTCTATCAAAGAGGAACTCTATGTGGAAGCGGCGCGCGCCCTGGGGTCCCGCAAACGGGAAATCCTGGGGATGTACATCTTCCCCAATGTGGTGCCCACCCTGGTGGTGGTCTTCAGCCTCAATGTAGCCGACGCCATCCTCACCGAGGCCGGTCTGGCTTTTCTGGGCCTGGGGCTGCAACCGCCCACCCCGGATTGGGGCTTCGACCTGAACAAAGGCAAAGCCTACCTGCCGCGGGGCTACTGGTGGCCCATTACCTTCCCCGGCCTGATGATCACCCTGGTGGCGCTGGGCTTCAGCCTGCTGGGCGAAGGTTTGGGCGAACTGCTCAACCCCCGCCTCACAGAGGAATAG